One part of the Roseomonas gilardii genome encodes these proteins:
- a CDS encoding DUF305 domain-containing protein, with the protein MSYTRFGLMILTSTVIMFGLMYLNTYALDHVFYSQTRTWMAIVMGATMAVIMLLFMLGMYRNRTANMAILGASVLVFAGALWLVRSQQTVGDVAYMKAMIPHHSIAIMTSERARIRDPRVRQLADSIIDAQVREIGEMKQLVAELEANPPASSSPVLQPAQ; encoded by the coding sequence ATGAGCTATACGCGCTTCGGCCTGATGATCCTGACCTCGACCGTGATCATGTTCGGCCTGATGTACCTGAACACCTACGCCTTGGACCACGTCTTCTACAGCCAGACCCGGACTTGGATGGCAATCGTCATGGGAGCGACCATGGCGGTCATCATGCTGCTGTTCATGCTGGGCATGTATCGCAACCGGACCGCCAACATGGCCATCCTCGGCGCCAGCGTCCTGGTGTTCGCGGGGGCGCTGTGGCTGGTCAGAAGCCAGCAGACGGTGGGCGACGTGGCCTACATGAAGGCGATGATCCCGCACCATTCCATCGCCATCATGACCAGCGAGCGCGCCCGCATCCGGGATCCTCGCGTTCGGCAACTGGCCGACAGCATCATCGACGCCCAGGTGCGGGAGATCGGCGAGATGAAGCAGTTGGTTGCCGAATTGGAAGCCAACCCTCCCGCCTCGTCCTCACCGGTGCTCCAGCCAGCGCAGTAA